The proteins below are encoded in one region of Macrococcus armenti:
- a CDS encoding transposase, translated as MAKYDLEFKLKIVIEYINGTGGFSVVGKRNGISRSMVRDWYRAYSAFGIEGLERKRSKKKYSLEDKIVILRWMKENNASLSITSTKFRINNPSLISSWVNAYNKHGIDGLSEKKKGSPSMKKKKINNGNSDYVKKIEHENELLRAELAYIKKLKASGISIPNRLLKSNQESLKSSEKISN; from the coding sequence TTGGCTAAATATGATTTGGAATTCAAGCTGAAAATCGTAATTGAATATATTAATGGCACAGGTGGATTCAGTGTTGTTGGTAAGCGTAATGGTATAAGTCGCTCTATGGTTAGAGATTGGTATAGAGCATATAGTGCCTTCGGCATTGAAGGGTTAGAAAGAAAAAGAAGTAAGAAGAAATACAGTTTAGAGGATAAGATTGTTATACTGAGATGGATGAAAGAGAATAATGCTTCATTAAGTATTACTTCAACCAAATTCCGTATTAATAATCCATCTCTTATATCTTCTTGGGTGAATGCTTATAATAAGCATGGTATTGATGGATTATCTGAAAAGAAGAAAGGAAGTCCATCTATGAAGAAGAAAAAAATTAATAATGGTAATAGTGACTATGTGAAAAAAATTGAACATGAAAATGAACTTTTAAGAGCTGAACTTGCCTATATAAAAAAGTTGAAAGCTTCAGGGATAAGTATACCGAACCGACTGCTAAAATCGAATCAAGAGTCATTAAAGAGCTCCGAAAAGATTTCAAATTAA
- the panC gene encoding pantoate--beta-alanine ligase, translating to MTKRITTIKEMQEITTTLKLQGNTIGFVPTMGALHEGHLTLLRKAKSENDISIASVFVNPLQFGPDEDYEDYPRQIEIDEQLLIANGIDYLFYPSAEEMYPTVPMTIHVGEMASVLEGAKRPGHFDGVVMVVNKLFNIVQPDKAYFGKKDAQQLAIIEALVKLFNHNIEVIGVDIVRENDGLAKSSRNVYLTEDERLEAVALSESLKEANKSFQNGERNAGKLQSIVINYLTKHTKGKIDEVAVFAYPELKPVDTITGQVFISIAVKYSKARLIDNIILKDERND from the coding sequence ATGACTAAAAGAATTACAACAATTAAAGAAATGCAGGAAATTACAACAACACTAAAATTACAAGGTAATACAATCGGATTTGTTCCGACAATGGGTGCTTTGCATGAAGGGCACCTTACTTTATTGCGTAAAGCTAAAAGTGAAAATGATATATCGATTGCAAGTGTATTTGTGAACCCTTTACAATTTGGTCCAGATGAAGATTATGAAGATTATCCGAGACAAATAGAAATTGATGAGCAGTTGCTAATTGCTAATGGCATAGATTATTTATTCTATCCGTCAGCTGAAGAAATGTATCCAACTGTTCCGATGACGATACATGTAGGTGAAATGGCTTCAGTACTTGAAGGCGCTAAAAGACCAGGTCATTTTGATGGTGTAGTGATGGTTGTAAACAAATTATTTAATATTGTACAGCCTGATAAAGCATATTTCGGTAAGAAGGACGCCCAGCAACTTGCAATTATTGAAGCGTTGGTTAAATTATTTAATCATAATATTGAAGTTATTGGTGTAGATATTGTTCGAGAAAATGACGGCCTTGCAAAAAGCTCACGAAATGTTTATTTAACGGAAGACGAACGTCTTGAAGCAGTTGCACTGTCTGAAAGTTTAAAAGAAGCAAATAAATCCTTTCAAAATGGTGAAAGAAATGCAGGGAAACTTCAAAGTATTGTAATAAACTATTTAACAAAGCATACAAAAGGAAAAATTGATGAAGTAGCGGTATTTGCATATCCGGAACTTAAACCTGTTGATACAATTACTGGACAAGTATTTATATCTATCGCTGTGAAATACAGTAAAGCACGCTTAATTGATAATATTATATTAAAGGATGAACGAAATGATTAG
- a CDS encoding IS3 family transposase — protein MKELRKDFKLNIVLEALKFPKSTYMYWQKQFDKENKDQKIENQIKEIFEENAMNYGYRRITGELRNRGYIINHKKVQRIMSKLNLKSISFTRKNRKYSSYKGKIGRIADNLVNRRFDTNIPYQKITTDTSEFKYHYLNENGLICTGKLYLDPFMDLFNREIISYSISKKPNAEGIMSALTKAVALTDACEFRRTFHSDQGWAYQMKKYRQKLKDNKIFQSMSRKGNCLDNSPMESFFSILKQEIFYGKVYESYEQLEAAIENYIWYYNNKRIKSKLEWKSPIGFRESRLNVKIA, from the coding sequence ATTAAAGAGCTCCGAAAAGATTTCAAATTAAACATTGTCCTTGAAGCACTGAAATTCCCAAAATCTACATATATGTATTGGCAGAAGCAGTTTGATAAAGAAAATAAGGATCAGAAAATAGAAAATCAAATAAAGGAAATTTTTGAGGAAAACGCCATGAATTATGGCTACAGAAGGATTACAGGTGAACTTAGAAATAGAGGATATATTATTAATCACAAGAAAGTTCAGAGAATCATGAGTAAATTGAATTTAAAATCAATCTCATTTACTAGAAAAAATAGAAAATATTCATCCTACAAAGGAAAAATTGGCCGTATCGCTGATAATTTGGTTAACCGTAGGTTTGATACAAATATTCCCTATCAGAAAATAACTACAGATACATCAGAGTTTAAATACCATTATCTTAATGAAAATGGTTTAATTTGTACTGGGAAGCTTTATCTTGACCCATTTATGGATTTGTTTAATAGAGAAATTATCTCATATAGTATATCCAAAAAGCCAAATGCAGAAGGTATTATGTCAGCACTTACAAAAGCTGTGGCATTAACAGATGCATGTGAGTTTAGAAGAACTTTTCATAGCGATCAAGGTTGGGCTTATCAGATGAAAAAATATAGGCAAAAGCTTAAAGATAATAAAATATTTCAGAGTATGTCCCGTAAGGGAAATTGTCTGGATAACTCGCCGATGGAGAGCTTTTTCAGTATTTTAAAACAGGAAATATTCTACGGAAAAGTTTATGAAAGTTATGAACAACTTGAAGCAGCAATTGAAAATTATATATGGTATTACAACAATAAGCGAATTAAATCAAAATTAGAATGGAAGAGCCCGATAGGGTTCAGAGAAAGTAGACTAAATGTAAAAATTGCATAA
- the rpmG gene encoding 50S ribosomal protein L33 — MRVNITLACTECGDRNYITKKNKRNNPERIELMKYCPRLKKYTLHRETK, encoded by the coding sequence ATGAGAGTAAATATTACTTTAGCTTGTACAGAATGTGGAGATAGAAACTATATTACGAAAAAAAATAAAAGAAATAATCCTGAGCGTATTGAATTAATGAAATACTGCCCTAGATTAAAAAAATACACTTTACATCGTGAAACAAAATAA
- a CDS encoding 2-dehydropantoate 2-reductase yields the protein MQKHAIIGAGAVGSILYYLLKDNHEIDIDIYAKEARKLYITKNDKPIETKKITKILPTKTQYDTIYICVKATATKTIIEDVLNMCHDQTNIIICQNGISQVDLFNHPYTYHAVVYISGQKKNDEVIYYQDNTLILPDVDKLITLKQYTDLSQLNIVLDENHQEKQWFKLLVNLGINTITALTKNTAQVLEQKQIESLTEQLLAEGCTVARRHGIALGDDTIENIMAIYKTYHPLMGTSMYYDVYENRLTEFEYIQGYIHQLASSYQLHTPILNTVTALLAGYQYKRK from the coding sequence ATGCAAAAACATGCAATTATTGGTGCTGGTGCAGTTGGTAGTATACTCTATTACTTACTCAAGGATAATCATGAAATTGATATTGATATTTATGCGAAGGAAGCGCGCAAACTATATATCACTAAAAATGATAAACCGATAGAAACAAAGAAAATAACAAAAATACTACCTACTAAAACACAATATGATACGATTTACATTTGTGTTAAAGCGACAGCTACTAAAACAATTATTGAAGATGTACTTAATATGTGTCATGATCAGACAAATATTATCATTTGTCAAAATGGCATTTCACAAGTTGATTTATTCAATCATCCATACACTTATCATGCTGTAGTTTATATTAGTGGTCAGAAAAAGAATGATGAAGTTATATACTACCAGGACAATACACTCATATTACCGGATGTTGATAAATTAATTACATTAAAGCAGTACACAGATTTGTCACAATTAAATATTGTTCTGGATGAAAATCATCAAGAAAAACAATGGTTTAAATTACTTGTGAACTTAGGTATTAATACCATTACTGCACTTACAAAAAATACAGCACAAGTGTTAGAACAAAAACAAATTGAATCTTTGACCGAACAGCTATTAGCAGAAGGCTGTACTGTAGCACGTCGACATGGTATAGCACTAGGTGATGATACGATTGAAAATATTATGGCCATCTATAAAACTTATCACCCTTTAATGGGGACGTCTATGTATTATGATGTTTATGAAAACAGACTTACCGAGTTCGAATATATTCAAGGATATATCCACCAATTAGCATCATCTTATCAACTTCATACCCCTATTTTAAATACGGTAACAGCACTTTTAGCAGGCTACCAATATAAAAGAAAATAA
- a CDS encoding Cof-type HAD-IIB family hydrolase, translated as MKYKMIVLDMDDTLLTSDNEILPSTKEALIKAQQLGVKVVLASGRPTGGMMDAAKELQLDKFDSYIISYNGAAIYDMANARFVEKTYVDSTQFKEIVAFLRNENIMALSYKDNKIYYEGTSEYEHVEGELTGLEMVKTTDLLKMIQTDVPKVMGVGNIEHISKLNIKLNGKFGEQIHATTSKPFFLEFMNKDVSKGKVLARFLQHLNINTDEIIAFGDSNNDKDMLEVAGLGVAMGNANDSIKAVADIITLDHNEDGIYKIIDEYIINKHK; from the coding sequence ATGAAGTATAAAATGATCGTATTAGACATGGATGACACATTACTGACATCCGACAATGAAATATTACCATCTACGAAAGAAGCATTAATAAAGGCGCAGCAATTGGGTGTTAAAGTAGTACTGGCTTCCGGAAGACCGACTGGCGGAATGATGGATGCCGCAAAGGAGCTTCAGCTTGATAAGTTTGATTCTTATATTATTAGCTATAATGGTGCAGCAATTTATGATATGGCAAATGCACGTTTTGTAGAAAAAACGTATGTTGACAGTACTCAGTTTAAAGAAATTGTTGCATTTTTAAGAAACGAAAATATTATGGCACTTTCTTATAAAGATAATAAAATTTATTATGAAGGAACATCTGAATACGAGCATGTTGAAGGAGAGCTTACTGGTCTTGAAATGGTGAAAACAACTGACTTATTAAAAATGATTCAAACAGATGTTCCGAAAGTAATGGGAGTAGGTAATATAGAGCATATTTCTAAGTTAAATATTAAGCTCAATGGTAAATTTGGAGAACAAATTCATGCGACGACTTCAAAGCCATTCTTTCTTGAGTTTATGAATAAAGACGTCTCAAAAGGAAAAGTGTTAGCGCGTTTTCTGCAGCATCTCAATATAAATACTGACGAAATCATTGCCTTTGGTGATAGTAATAACGACAAAGATATGCTTGAAGTTGCAGGTCTTGGTGTTGCAATGGGTAACGCAAATGACTCAATTAAAGCAGTTGCAGATATCATTACTCTAGATCACAATGAAGACGGTATATATAAAATTATAGACGAATATATAATAAACAAGCACAAATAA
- the thrB gene encoding homoserine kinase, with product MLYIKVPASTSNLGPGFDSIGMAVNIYLELEVEESNEWDIQHLGDVLSELSNDENHYIRKMCEHFMTHFNLESKAFKIIMYSDIPLARGLGSSGSALIASLEIINHFYQLNLSEEERIRILSEIEGHPDNVAPSIKGGIVAGYYNNATNETVTLSVPVIKWPIMVVIPNYELKTEAARNVLPDNMAFDEAVKAGSIANMLVAALYAKDYSILGEMMMNDLYHEQYRAHLVPHFQRVKDAITENCYAFLSGAGPSIFIVCHPDYYDENRFNLLKLPDCEVKSIEPDQEGVITFEKDGHMLN from the coding sequence ATGCTATATATTAAAGTACCGGCCTCGACATCAAACTTAGGACCTGGATTTGATTCAATCGGTATGGCCGTCAATATTTATTTAGAACTGGAAGTAGAAGAAAGTAACGAATGGGACATTCAGCATTTAGGGGATGTATTGTCAGAACTGAGTAACGATGAAAATCATTACATCAGGAAAATGTGTGAACATTTTATGACTCATTTTAATTTGGAGAGTAAAGCGTTCAAAATTATTATGTATTCGGATATACCTTTAGCCCGTGGATTAGGAAGTAGTGGTTCTGCATTAATTGCGAGTCTTGAAATTATTAATCATTTTTATCAGTTAAATTTAAGTGAGGAAGAACGTATTCGTATACTATCAGAGATAGAAGGACATCCTGATAATGTTGCACCGAGCATAAAAGGAGGTATCGTTGCAGGTTATTATAATAATGCAACGAATGAAACGGTTACGTTATCCGTACCTGTAATTAAATGGCCGATAATGGTCGTTATACCAAATTATGAACTTAAAACAGAAGCAGCAAGAAATGTACTGCCAGATAATATGGCGTTCGATGAAGCAGTAAAAGCAGGTTCAATCGCAAATATGTTAGTTGCTGCTTTGTATGCGAAAGATTACAGCATTTTAGGTGAAATGATGATGAATGATTTGTATCATGAACAATATCGTGCACATCTTGTACCACATTTCCAACGCGTTAAAGATGCGATTACGGAAAACTGTTACGCATTTTTAAGTGGTGCAGGTCCATCAATCTTTATCGTGTGTCATCCGGATTATTATGATGAGAATCGTTTTAATTTATTAAAACTACCAGATTGCGAAGTGAAAAGTATTGAGCCGGACCAAGAAGGTGTTATTACATTCGAAAAAGATGGTCATATGTTAAACTAA
- the panD gene encoding aspartate 1-decarboxylase, with translation MIRTMMNGKIHRARVTEVNLNYVGSITIDQDILDAVDILPNEKVAIVNNNNGARFETYVISGERGSGVICLNGAAARLVQKDDIVIIMSYVTMTTDEARVHVPKVAVMNEKNEIIERLHEKEATIIMS, from the coding sequence ATGATTAGAACGATGATGAACGGTAAAATACACCGTGCACGAGTAACAGAAGTGAATTTAAATTACGTCGGTAGTATTACAATTGATCAGGATATTTTAGATGCAGTCGATATTTTACCGAATGAAAAAGTAGCGATTGTAAACAATAATAACGGTGCAAGATTTGAAACATACGTGATATCAGGAGAAAGAGGTAGCGGTGTAATTTGTTTGAACGGTGCTGCGGCGCGTTTAGTTCAAAAGGATGATATCGTCATCATTATGAGCTATGTAACGATGACGACGGATGAAGCACGTGTACATGTACCGAAAGTCGCCGTCATGAATGAAAAGAATGAAATCATAGAACGATTGCATGAAAAAGAAGCAACGATAATTATGTCATAA
- a CDS encoding amino acid permease has product MENNQMDRDLKTRHISMIAIGGSIGTGLFMASGAVVAQAGPGGAILAYLIIGVMIYFLMTALGELATFYPVSGAFNAYASRFIDPAAGFTVGWFYWIIWSLVTSVDILSAAKVLSYWELFGGIHPFIWSLIFLALIFMLNAFSVKSFGEAEYWFAIIKVITIFVFLIMGFLLIFGIIGGAPIGFINFTIGDAPFHNGVFGLLGVLIVAGFSFGGTEVIAVTAGESKNPSESMPKAIKQVFWRILLFYIGSIFVISCIIPYTDPLLINENNDVAMSPFTIIFDKVGILFAASVMNAVILTAVLSAGNSGLYATSRLLLSLSRDNKAPKFLGKLNKNNMPFNALIVTTCFIILTLIYANVNMGGYGKLLSMVGSLVLIVWMISVISHMRLRGAIKKQQKDINKLLPYKAPLFPLGPVIVIITILFLLIGQSFGDLKAMHYAKVFESYLPIIAAIVIYFGYKFIHKTKIVKLEDINLDEHKL; this is encoded by the coding sequence ATGGAAAATAACCAAATGGATAGAGATTTAAAAACGCGTCATATTTCAATGATAGCAATCGGAGGATCTATTGGGACCGGGTTGTTTATGGCTAGTGGTGCAGTTGTAGCTCAAGCAGGTCCCGGAGGTGCAATTCTCGCATATTTAATCATTGGGGTAATGATTTACTTTTTAATGACAGCGCTCGGTGAGCTAGCAACTTTCTACCCTGTATCAGGAGCATTTAATGCATACGCAAGTCGATTTATTGACCCTGCTGCTGGCTTTACAGTTGGTTGGTTTTACTGGATCATCTGGAGTTTAGTCACAAGTGTTGATATTTTATCGGCAGCTAAAGTATTAAGTTACTGGGAGTTATTCGGAGGAATTCATCCATTTATATGGAGTTTGATTTTTCTGGCTTTAATATTTATGTTAAATGCATTCTCTGTGAAATCATTCGGGGAAGCTGAATATTGGTTTGCGATAATAAAAGTAATAACGATATTTGTATTTTTAATTATGGGCTTCCTGTTAATTTTCGGAATCATTGGTGGCGCTCCTATCGGTTTTATAAACTTTACGATTGGTGATGCACCATTTCATAATGGCGTGTTCGGTTTACTCGGCGTGTTAATCGTAGCGGGATTCTCATTTGGCGGTACTGAAGTTATTGCCGTTACCGCTGGTGAATCAAAAAATCCTAGTGAATCGATGCCTAAAGCAATCAAGCAAGTATTCTGGAGAATATTATTATTTTATATCGGATCTATATTTGTAATCTCATGTATTATTCCGTATACAGACCCGTTACTTATAAATGAAAATAACGACGTTGCAATGAGTCCATTTACAATTATCTTTGATAAAGTAGGTATATTATTTGCAGCATCCGTTATGAATGCTGTTATACTTACTGCTGTATTAAGTGCCGGAAATTCTGGCTTATACGCAACGAGTCGTTTATTATTATCTTTAAGTCGCGATAATAAAGCACCTAAGTTTTTAGGTAAACTGAATAAAAATAATATGCCATTTAATGCATTGATTGTAACGACATGTTTTATCATTCTTACGTTAATATACGCAAACGTCAATATGGGTGGCTACGGAAAACTACTCAGTATGGTCGGCTCGTTAGTATTAATCGTCTGGATGATTAGTGTTATCAGTCATATGAGGTTAAGAGGTGCTATTAAAAAACAGCAAAAAGATATAAATAAACTGTTACCATATAAAGCACCGCTCTTTCCATTAGGTCCAGTCATCGTTATTATCACGATACTCTTTCTTTTAATCGGTCAGTCTTTCGGAGACTTAAAAGCAATGCATTATGCGAAAGTTTTCGAATCTTATTTACCAATTATTGCTGCAATCGTCATTTATTTCGGCTATAAATTCATTCATAAAACAAAAATCGTTAAGTTAGAAGATATTAATCTGGACGAACATAAACTATAA
- the panB gene encoding 3-methyl-2-oxobutanoate hydroxymethyltransferase — protein MRTTQELLKMKQQNEKITMMTAYDYPSAKQVEAAGIDTILVGDSLGMTVLGYESTVQVTLDDMIHHAKAARRGAPNTFIVADMPIGSVGISDQQDLNHALRLYQESGANAIKAEGAHLASFIQKCKQIGIPVVSHLGLTPQSVGIMGYSVQAKTKEAAEQLIEDCLTMEAAGAIMIVLEVIPSDLAEAISKKVSIPVIGIGAGNKTDGQVLVYHDVLQYGQEHRAKFVKVYGDFSVGVEALRTFNEEVKSGAFPTEAHTYKAKVMGELNHD, from the coding sequence TTGCGAACAACACAGGAATTACTGAAGATGAAACAGCAAAATGAAAAAATTACGATGATGACCGCTTATGATTATCCGAGTGCAAAACAAGTTGAAGCAGCAGGCATCGATACAATACTTGTCGGAGATAGTTTAGGTATGACCGTACTTGGTTATGAATCAACAGTTCAAGTAACGCTTGATGATATGATTCATCATGCAAAAGCAGCAAGAAGAGGTGCCCCAAACACATTTATCGTTGCAGATATGCCGATTGGTAGTGTAGGTATAAGCGACCAGCAGGACTTAAATCATGCACTACGTTTATATCAGGAAAGTGGTGCAAATGCGATTAAAGCAGAAGGCGCACACTTGGCATCATTTATTCAGAAATGTAAGCAAATAGGTATCCCTGTTGTAAGCCATCTCGGCTTAACACCACAATCTGTAGGTATTATGGGCTATAGTGTACAGGCAAAGACGAAAGAAGCTGCTGAACAGTTAATAGAGGATTGTCTAACGATGGAAGCAGCAGGTGCGATTATGATTGTTCTCGAAGTGATTCCAAGCGATTTAGCAGAAGCAATCAGTAAAAAAGTAAGTATACCGGTTATCGGTATCGGTGCTGGAAACAAAACAGATGGTCAAGTCCTTGTATATCATGATGTATTGCAATACGGACAGGAACATCGCGCAAAGTTTGTAAAAGTGTATGGAGACTTTTCAGTTGGTGTAGAAGCACTTCGTACTTTTAATGAAGAAGTAAAAAGTGGTGCATTCCCGACAGAAGCACATACGTATAAAGCGAAAGTTATGGGAGAACTCAATCATGACTAA
- a CDS encoding GTP-binding protein has translation MKTYIIVKRNDYELEVVHLKVPITVLSGFLGSGKTTLLNHILMNNEDKRVGVIVNDMSEINVDADLVNMSRTDEKMVQLQNGCICCTLREDLLIEIDKLIKASELDYIVIESTGISEPLPVAQTLTLNDEVLGINLSENTVLDTMVTVVDANRFWDDYASGESLLERQMANDEHDTREVIDLLIDQIEFANVILLNKTDLVHEEDVKELRALIHQLNPDALIYETDHSKIEMDKILNTKLFDFEKASQSAGWLKELNNEHTPETEEYGIGSFVYRRKRPFHPERFMHFLENFSLDVIRSKGFFWLASRNDMCGLISQAGNSMQIQGAGEWIATLSEDDIALEMKEDPTLKERWDEYGDRQTEIVFIGIEMNQQQITSDLDNCLLTDKEMKMDWATFNDPLPQFTVAETNPDIILN, from the coding sequence ATGAAAACATATATCATAGTAAAACGTAATGATTACGAATTGGAGGTTGTACATTTGAAAGTCCCTATTACAGTATTAAGTGGCTTTCTAGGAAGCGGAAAAACAACATTACTCAATCATATATTAATGAATAATGAAGATAAACGCGTAGGTGTCATCGTAAATGACATGAGCGAGATTAATGTTGACGCTGACTTAGTAAATATGTCACGTACAGATGAAAAAATGGTACAGTTACAAAATGGTTGTATATGTTGTACGTTGCGTGAAGATTTGCTAATTGAAATTGATAAATTAATTAAAGCCTCAGAACTAGATTATATCGTTATTGAATCAACAGGCATTTCTGAACCTTTACCGGTAGCTCAAACGTTAACATTAAACGATGAAGTGCTTGGTATAAACTTAAGTGAAAATACAGTATTAGATACGATGGTTACAGTTGTTGATGCGAATAGATTCTGGGATGATTATGCATCAGGTGAATCGCTGCTTGAACGCCAGATGGCAAATGATGAGCATGATACGCGTGAAGTCATTGACTTATTAATTGATCAAATTGAATTTGCAAATGTTATTCTGTTAAATAAAACAGATTTAGTGCATGAAGAAGATGTTAAAGAACTACGTGCATTAATTCATCAGTTAAACCCAGATGCACTCATTTATGAGACAGATCACTCAAAAATTGAGATGGATAAAATTTTAAACACGAAGTTATTTGACTTTGAAAAAGCATCTCAAAGTGCTGGATGGTTGAAAGAATTAAATAACGAGCATACACCGGAAACTGAAGAATATGGTATTGGCTCATTTGTGTATAGAAGAAAACGTCCTTTCCATCCTGAACGTTTTATGCATTTTCTTGAAAACTTCTCACTTGATGTTATTCGATCTAAAGGATTCTTCTGGCTTGCATCTCGTAATGATATGTGCGGTTTGATCAGTCAGGCCGGCAATTCGATGCAGATTCAAGGTGCTGGTGAATGGATTGCAACGTTAAGTGAAGATGACATCGCTCTGGAAATGAAAGAAGACCCTACGCTTAAAGAGAGATGGGATGAATACGGTGACCGTCAGACAGAAATCGTATTTATCGGTATCGAAATGAATCAACAGCAAATAACATCTGACCTTGACAACTGTTTATTAACAGATAAAGAAATGAAGATGGACTGGGCAACATTTAATGATCCCCTACCTCAATTTACGGTAGCAGAAACAAACCCTGATATTATATTAAACTAA
- a CDS encoding metal ABC transporter solute-binding protein, Zn/Mn family, producing MKKYFSLLLVAMLVLLAACGSKEEKSDGKLKVYTTVFPYKSIIEQIGGDHVDVTSIYPQGIDIHSFEPTQKDTMRIAKSDLFIYSGEALDAVGGKIDKVVKDKTKVVALDKAIKESDMIAGEAHDHDHEGHGHDHEAHEDEHDHEGHDHGAHDPHIWLDPVLNKAFAKQIKDELIAKDKANEKVYEENYKKLIKDLDEIDMEMKKVTKNKKHDTVFISHDSLGYLAHRYGFKQEGVSGMNNEEPSQSDIINMINNIDKTKASVILYEQNIPTKTADIIKDKTKIETAKFHNLAVLTKDDKKDVTYQDLMKENIKSIDKALNN from the coding sequence ATGAAGAAGTATTTTTCATTATTATTAGTAGCGATGTTAGTTTTATTAGCTGCTTGTGGAAGTAAAGAAGAAAAAAGTGATGGCAAGTTAAAGGTATATACGACAGTATTTCCTTATAAAAGTATTATTGAGCAAATTGGTGGTGACCATGTAGATGTTACATCTATTTACCCACAAGGCATTGATATCCATTCATTCGAACCAACACAAAAGGATACAATGCGAATTGCAAAATCTGACTTATTTATTTATTCAGGTGAGGCTTTAGATGCTGTGGGTGGAAAGATAGATAAAGTTGTTAAGGATAAAACAAAAGTAGTCGCACTTGATAAAGCGATTAAAGAATCAGATATGATTGCTGGTGAAGCACATGATCATGATCACGAAGGACATGGCCACGATCATGAAGCACATGAAGATGAACACGATCACGAAGGTCATGATCACGGGGCACATGACCCACATATTTGGTTAGATCCTGTATTAAACAAAGCATTTGCGAAACAAATAAAAGATGAATTAATCGCAAAAGATAAAGCAAATGAAAAAGTATACGAAGAAAACTATAAAAAGCTAATTAAAGATTTAGACGAAATCGATATGGAAATGAAGAAAGTAACAAAAAATAAAAAACATGATACAGTATTCATTTCTCACGATTCATTAGGATATTTAGCACACCGTTACGGATTTAAGCAAGAAGGTGTTTCTGGTATGAATAACGAAGAACCATCTCAAAGTGATATTATTAATATGATTAATAATATTGATAAAACAAAAGCTTCTGTTATTTTATATGAACAGAACATTCCGACAAAAACAGCAGACATCATCAAAGATAAAACAAAAATTGAAACAGCAAAGTTTCATAATTTAGCTGTTTTAACGAAAGACGATAAAAAAGATGTAACATATCAGGACTTAATGAAAGAAAATATTAAATCAATTGATAAAGCATTAAACAATTAA